In Ahaetulla prasina isolate Xishuangbanna chromosome 6, ASM2864084v1, whole genome shotgun sequence, a single window of DNA contains:
- the PANK1 gene encoding pantothenate kinase 1 isoform X4, with amino-acid sequence MAAKGDSTNVDKLVKDIYGGDYERFGLQGSAVASSFGNMMSKEKRETISKEDLARATLVTITNNIGSIARMCALNENIDRVVFVGNFLRINTVAMKVLAYAMDYWSKGQLKALFLEHEGYFGAVGALLELLKMTDDK; translated from the exons ATGGCAGCTAAAGGAGACAGCACCAATGTTGATAAGCTCGTGAAGGATATTTATGGAGGAGATTATGAACGGTTTGGTCTTCAAGGATCTGCTGTTGCATCAAG TTTCGGCAACATGATGAGCAAAGAAAAGCGAGAGACAATCAGCAAAGAGGATCTGGCAAGAGCAACGTTAGTCACCATCACCAATAACATTGGCTCCATTGCTCGGATGTGCGCCTTGAATGAG AATATTGATCGAGTGGTGTTTGTAGGCAACTTCCTGAGAATCAACACGGTCGCCATGAAGGTGCTAGCCTATGCCATGGACTATTGGTCAAAGGGACAACTCAAAGCTCTCTTTTTGGAACATGag GGTTATTTTGGTGCTGTGGGGGCTCTTCTAGAACTGCTCAAAATGACTGATGATAAATGA